CATGAGGACCAGATTTTCGGACCCTCTCCCAAGATGGTCTCCTTTGATTTCGTCGGGCTTGTACTGGCGTATGACGAGAAGACGGGGATGGCGCTCGTCGAGCAGCGGAACCACTTCGCCGTAGGGGATGAGATTGAGTTTTTTGGCCCAAAAAGGCAAAATTTCTCCCAAAAGGTGGAAGAGATCATCAATGAAGCAGGCGAATCGGTGGATGCCGCAAGACATCCCTTGGAGAAAGTGCGCATAAGGGTAAAAGAGCCGGTGGCTCCATACGATATGATAAGAAAGGAAAAATCATCGTGAAGTCCTCTTTTCATCCGGCGCCCTCCGCAAGATGCTCTCGTTCATCGAACCAAGAGAGCCATGCGCAGTTCATCAACCCTGATGGTGAATAGTACCCATCGCCATGAACCTTTGGGTGAAAGCTTCTCCTTTTTTTGATAAATCTCATTATGATAAATCTAAACTTCCATGGAACAGAATCTCCTTCGAGATTCTTTTTTTTTCTTTACAAATCGTAATCATTCTGATAAACTAATGCTGCGCGATATAAACCGAAATGATTCCGATTTATCTTCTTTTAAAAATGAGAGGGAGGTCAACCGATGAAACAAAGATTTATACGATACAAACAGGTTTATTTATTCCTTGCGATTCTTTTTTTCTCCTCTTCTCTTTTGGCTGCCTGCTCGGATGGAGGGGGAGAATCATCGAATAAAACCGGAAAGATTATGATCTATACCACCCTCTTTCCTTTTTACGATTTCTCCAAAGAACTCGGGGGAGACTATGTAACGGTGAAAAACCTCCTTCCACCAGGGGTAGAACCCCATGATTTTGAGCCGAAGCCCAGGGATATAGTGGCCCTGCAGGAGGCTGATCTATTTATTTACAACGGGGCTGGATTTGAAGCTTGGATCGATAAGGCGGTTTCTAACCTGGATCGGAAGAAAACGAAGGTGATCAACGCCAGTGATGGCGCTTTCCTGCTTTCAAAGGGATCGGTCTTGGGAGATGCGGCCCATTCTGAAGGAGGGGGAGATTCCCATACGGATCCGGCCAACGGAACGGTGGACCCGCACCTTTGGTTTGACATGGATAACACGAAGTTGATCGTAAAGAAAATCTATGAAGCCTTGAAAGAGTTGGATCCCGTCCATGAGGGGGAATATACCAGGAACTATGAAAATTATATCCGGAAATTGGATGAACTGGATCGGGATTACCAAACCGGATTAAACAATGCCAAGAAGAAGGAGTTTATGGTCTCCCATGCGGCTTTCGGCTATCTTGCCCATCGCTATGGGCTGACCCAGATTCCCGTCTCCGGCATTACCCCGGAAGAGACGCCTGGCCAAGCCGACATGATTCGCCTTGTAGAGACGGCTAAGAAGTATGGCTTGCGCTATATCGGCTTTGAGTCCTTCGTGGACAATCGGGTGGCTGAAACAATTCGGCGGGAGGCAGGGCTTCAGGCGGTTACCCTCTACACCATCGATAATGTTACCTCTGACCAAATGGAGAAAGGAGCAGGCTATCTTGACTTGATGAGGGAAAACCTGACCACACTAAAGAAAATGACGGAAGTGGAAGGAGGATGAAAATGGATCCTATTTTAGAAATAAAAGATCTATTTTACCGATACGATGAAAATGAAGTTTTAAAGGGAGTCTCCCTCTCCCTAAAAAAAGGGGAGATGTTAGGGCTCGTGGGACCGAATGGATCAGGGAAGTCGACCCTTTTGAAAGTTATCTTAGGCTTTCTTCCCCTGCAAAGGGGGAAAGTTCTCTGGTATGGGACCGAACTAAGCCGGTTTCGTCATTGGGAGCGCATTGGATATGTCTCACAAAAGGCGAACAGCTTTAATACCGGCTTCCCCGCTACCGTGGAGGAGGTCGTTGGTCTGGGCAGGGTCGGCAGGATCGGGCTCTTTAAGCGGCCGGGAAAAGCGGATCGTGAGAAGGTACGTGAAGCTTTAGCCACCGTAGGGATGGAACCGTACCTCAAGAGAAATATCGGCCGCCTCTCCGGAGGGCAGCAACAGCGAGTATTTATCGCCAAGGCTCTTGTGCAGGATCCGGAGGTTCTCATTCTCGATGAGCCGACCGTAGGGGTGGATGCCCATTCGGAAGAAGTTTTCTATTCTCTCCTAAAACGGCTCAATCAGGAAAGGGGGATTTCCCTCCTCCTCGTATCCCATGACTTAGGGGTGGTATCTGAACAGATGGATACGGTGGCCTGCATCAATCATGAGCTTTTTTATCATGGACCGGCGGAAGGCTTTAAAGAGCGAAAAGAAGAGGTTCTTCTTTCCGCTTACGGGAATGACATGAGGGTCCTTCAACATCATCATTAAGGGAGAGAGAAGATATGCTTCAAGATTTTTTTACCTACTCTTTTTTACAATACGGCCTATTGGCCGGGCTTATGGTCGGATGGGTGGCTCCCCTTATCGGAGTCTTTATCGTCGTCAGGCGACTTTCCCTCATCGCCGATGCTTTATCCCACATTACCCTGGCCGGTGTGGCTGCCGGGCTTTTGCTCGGGCAGCTTCTGCCCGCTTTAGGGGAAATTTCCCCCCTTTATTTCGGGCTTCTCTTTGCAGTGATCGGAGCTCTTCTCATCGAAAGATTGCGAAAGGCTTATCGTTCTTATCAGGAGTTGGCGATTCCCATCATTTTATCCGCAGGAATCGGTTTAGCCGTGGTGCTTATCAGCCTTGCCCATGGGTTTAATGTCGACTTGTTCGGATTGTTATTTGGGAATATACTAGCAGTAACGGAAGGGGATCTTTTGCGGATCTTTATCGTTAGCCTCGTCGTCATCATCGCCGTTTGGCTCTTTTATAAAGAACTGCTCCTCCTCTCCTTTGATGAGGAAGGGGCGAAACTGGCCGGCGTTCCGGGCGGATGGATCAATCTTTTTTTTAGCCTCTTGGTGGGTTTGGTGATCAGCATCTCCATGCAGGTGGTAGGCATTCTCCTCGTCTCCGCACTCATTACCCTGCCTGTCGCGGCGGCGATGCGGATTACAAGCAGCTTTAAGCAGACCCTTTTTGTCTCCATTTTATTTGGGGAGATCTCGGTTCTTTTGGGCATGATGCTCTCCTATTGGTTTAATCTGGCCTCCGGGGGAACCATTGTGCTGGTGGCCGTGGTTATTTTATTGGTACTGCTGGGGAGAAGAGGATTTCGCCCGGTATAGCACAGCATAGTTCAACTTCATATCCCAAAAAGAAATGGTGAATGGAAAGGAAGATGGAAATGGACGTATACCAGGCTCTGGAAATCTTAAAAGATCGAGGGTATAAATATACCGATAAAAGGGAAAAGATGCTTACCATCCTAAATCGTGAGAAACGGTTTATGTCGGCGAAAGAGGTATTGGAGTTCATGAAAGATGAATTTCCTGATCTAAGCTTTGACACCATTTATCGGAATTTATCCCTCTTCGAAGAGATGGGTATCGCCATGGCCACAGAATTAAAAGGAGAGAAGAGATTTCGTTTTCACTGTGCGACTCCCACGCATCATCATCATTTCATTTGTCTCGCTTGCGGGAAAACGAAAGAGATCAAGGCCTGTCCTCTAGACGCCATGTGGGGAGAACCGGACGACTTCCTCATTACGGGCCATAAATTTGAGGTTTATGGGTATTGCCATGATTGCCGGGAAAAAAGGGAGTTTTAACGCTCGGTGGCATCGGCGAGCATCAATCCTCGTGATTCCCCCGTTCTTGCCGTTCATCCGCTTTTTTCGCCCTTTCTGCGGCTTCCAGGTCCTCCGCATCTGCTTCCTCGTAAGAAAACTCCACGTCCTCCCTCGTTCCGAGGGGCATTTTTTCTTTCGTGTTCTTTTTCATTCTTTTTCCTCCTCTTTTTACGAACACTCCGGGTACGAATCTATTTTTCCCTTTGTTCCCCGGGTTCAAACGCCTTACAGGGAACTTCCTATGGCATATTTCTTCATCCTTATCACACACTATAGAAGGATTACGTTAAAAATAATCAGGTGTTTCGATGAGAGGGATGCACATGACCAAAAAACCTGGGGCGGCTGCCATCTTCGCCATCGCGCTCATCCCCTTTATCATGGTTTTGGGAAATTCGATGCTCGTTCCCATCCTTCCCACCATGAAAGGGAAGCTTCACCTGTCCCAATTCCAGGTCAGTTTAATCATAACCGTCTTTTCTCTGGCGGCGGGCTTAATCATCCCGTTGGTGGGATATCTTTCGGACCGGTTTGGGCGTAAGCGGATTATTGTCCCCTCTCTTATCCTGTATGGTTTCGGGGGGCTTGTATCGGGGATTGCCGCATGGCAGTTAAAGGATGCTTATTGGCTCATCTTGGGAGGACGAATTATTCAAGGCATCGGGGCTGCGGGGACGGCTCCCATCGCGATGGCCCTTGTTGGGGATCAGTTTAGGGGAGGGCAGGAAAGCAAAGTGTTGGGTATTATCGAATCCTCAAACGGAATGGGAAAGATTCTCTCCCCCATCTTCGGCTCACTCTTAGCGATGATCACTTGGTTTGCGGTTTTTTTTGCCTTTCCAATCCTCACTTTTCTAAGCGCCCTCTTCTTTTGGCTCGTGATTAAAGAGAAAAAAAAGAGGAAGGCAAAGCCGCTTCCCCAGTATTTGGATGCCCTGAAGAGGATTTTCATCTCAGAAGGGAGATGGCTCATCCCCGCCTTTCTGGTAGGGGCTACAGGTCTTTTTATCCTTTTCGGGGTTCTCTTTTATCTTTCCGATGTGCTGGAAGATCGTTTTCAGATCGACGGATTGATCAAGGGGAGTATCCTGGCCGTTCCGCTGATGGGGATGGTTACAACTTCCTACATTACAGGGGGGAAAATTAAACAGAATAAAACCTTGATCCGTAAAATCTTGTACATTGGGCTCTTTCTTCTTACCCTCTCCACAGGGGCTGTCATTTTCTTTCAAACCCTTTCCGTCATGATCGCCCTT
The DNA window shown above is from Thermicanus aegyptius DSM 12793 and carries:
- a CDS encoding MFS transporter translates to MHMTKKPGAAAIFAIALIPFIMVLGNSMLVPILPTMKGKLHLSQFQVSLIITVFSLAAGLIIPLVGYLSDRFGRKRIIVPSLILYGFGGLVSGIAAWQLKDAYWLILGGRIIQGIGAAGTAPIAMALVGDQFRGGQESKVLGIIESSNGMGKILSPIFGSLLAMITWFAVFFAFPILTFLSALFFWLVIKEKKKRKAKPLPQYLDALKRIFISEGRWLIPAFLVGATGLFILFGVLFYLSDVLEDRFQIDGLIKGSILAVPLMGMVTTSYITGGKIKQNKTLIRKILYIGLFLLTLSTGAVIFFQTLSVMIALLTSASIGIGLLLPCLNTLITGAVEKSERGMITSLYGSVRFLGVAFGPPVFGWLMGISHLVLFGSISGLSLLTLLLSMWLIRPGKREGEGKPGSLFKKWEPAS
- a CDS encoding metal ABC transporter ATP-binding protein; the encoded protein is MDPILEIKDLFYRYDENEVLKGVSLSLKKGEMLGLVGPNGSGKSTLLKVILGFLPLQRGKVLWYGTELSRFRHWERIGYVSQKANSFNTGFPATVEEVVGLGRVGRIGLFKRPGKADREKVREALATVGMEPYLKRNIGRLSGGQQQRVFIAKALVQDPEVLILDEPTVGVDAHSEEVFYSLLKRLNQERGISLLLVSHDLGVVSEQMDTVACINHELFYHGPAEGFKERKEEVLLSAYGNDMRVLQHHH
- a CDS encoding metal ABC transporter permease; protein product: MLQDFFTYSFLQYGLLAGLMVGWVAPLIGVFIVVRRLSLIADALSHITLAGVAAGLLLGQLLPALGEISPLYFGLLFAVIGALLIERLRKAYRSYQELAIPIILSAGIGLAVVLISLAHGFNVDLFGLLFGNILAVTEGDLLRIFIVSLVVIIAVWLFYKELLLLSFDEEGAKLAGVPGGWINLFFSLLVGLVISISMQVVGILLVSALITLPVAAAMRITSSFKQTLFVSILFGEISVLLGMMLSYWFNLASGGTIVLVAVVILLVLLGRRGFRPV
- a CDS encoding Fur family transcriptional regulator; translation: MDVYQALEILKDRGYKYTDKREKMLTILNREKRFMSAKEVLEFMKDEFPDLSFDTIYRNLSLFEEMGIAMATELKGEKRFRFHCATPTHHHHFICLACGKTKEIKACPLDAMWGEPDDFLITGHKFEVYGYCHDCREKREF
- a CDS encoding metal ABC transporter substrate-binding protein encodes the protein MKQRFIRYKQVYLFLAILFFSSSLLAACSDGGGESSNKTGKIMIYTTLFPFYDFSKELGGDYVTVKNLLPPGVEPHDFEPKPRDIVALQEADLFIYNGAGFEAWIDKAVSNLDRKKTKVINASDGAFLLSKGSVLGDAAHSEGGGDSHTDPANGTVDPHLWFDMDNTKLIVKKIYEALKELDPVHEGEYTRNYENYIRKLDELDRDYQTGLNNAKKKEFMVSHAAFGYLAHRYGLTQIPVSGITPEETPGQADMIRLVETAKKYGLRYIGFESFVDNRVAETIRREAGLQAVTLYTIDNVTSDQMEKGAGYLDLMRENLTTLKKMTEVEGG
- a CDS encoding YfhD family protein encodes the protein MKKNTKEKMPLGTREDVEFSYEEADAEDLEAAERAKKADERQERGNHED